A genomic region of Dunckerocampus dactyliophorus isolate RoL2022-P2 chromosome 10, RoL_Ddac_1.1, whole genome shotgun sequence contains the following coding sequences:
- the LOC129188839 gene encoding E3 ubiquitin-protein ligase RNF135-like, translating into MSLPEDVPVHVWYTEPHNEPKEAERQQCSKDQEVLPRTGQRKTRTLSPMRIFREDLNHFKEDFLNVFKDSRLTQEDPQNRTALSLLKDDLNQFKEDMSNVFRIKDNTNTKIKARGREHSEERVRGHQKQSSEEQEIHKAAAGRTLSEPRPDQMDMRPNEDVLQEKTTSLGISKSCGTWTDAAGDHHEEDGPSQSLPLDLLGRVCWRDAARQQLDGTSVKNFACYLTFDPNTANAELQLSECNRKATRVWSNRRPGEHPDRFQRCPQVLCREGLLEAAYWEVQWSGGADVGVAYNNISRDGDVASCLLGHNPSSWSLECSAGSYSACHDNKRVAQCTPRPFTHRVGVYLDWPAGSLSFYCVSKDTMVHIHTFTSTFTEALYPAFWVWPYQGSVSLCQVELDWERLLQ; encoded by the exons ATGAGTCTCCCTGAGGACGTACCGGTCCATGTGTGGTACACAGAACCACATAATGAGCCAAAGGAAGCTGAAAGACAACAGTGCTCCAAGGACCAAGAGGTCCTGCCTAGGACGGGTCAGAGGAAAACAAGAACCTTGAGTCCAATGCGGATTTTCAGGGAAGACCTGAACCACTTCAAAGAGGATTTTTTAAACGTCTTCAAGGACTCCAGGTTGACTCAGGAAGACCCCCAAAACAGAACCGCCCTCAGTCTGCTGAAGGATGACTTGAACCAGTTCAAAGAGGACATGTCCAATGTCTTCAGAATAAAAGACAATACAAacaccaaaataaaagccagAGGAAGGGAGCACTCAGAAGAACGAGTCAGAGGACACCAGAAGCAAAGCTCAGAGGAGCAGGAGATCCACAAAGCGGCTGCTGGGAGGACACTTTCAGAACCACGACCAGACCAAATGGACATGAGGCCCAACGAGGACGTTTTGCAGGAGAAGACAACATCCCTTGGCATATCAAAGAGCTGTGGCACGTGGACAG ATGCTGCAGGAGACCACCATGAAGAAGACGGACCATCACAGAGTCTTCCTCTGGACTTACTGGGACGCGTGTGTTGGCGTGACGCCGCCAG GCAGCAGTTGGATGGAACCTCCGTCAAAAACT TCGCCTGTTATTTGACCTTTGACCCCAACACGGCCAACGCCGAGCTGCAACTCAGCGAGTGCAACAGAAAGGCGACTCGCGTCTGGTCGAACCGGAGACCCGGTGAGCATCCAGACCGCTTCCAGCGCTGTCCTCAGGTTCTGTGTCGCGAGGGCCTGCTGGAGGCGGCGTACTGGGAGGTCCAGTGGAGCGGTGGCGCCGACGTGGGCGTGGCCTACAACAACATCTCCAGGGACGGGGACGTGGCCAGCTGTCTGCTGGGACACAACCCGAGCTCCTGGAGTTTGGAATGTTCCGCAGGAAGTTACTCTGCATGCCACGACAACAAGAGAGTCGCACAGTGCACCCCGCGACCTTTCACCCACAGAGTGGGAGTGTACCTGGACTGGCCTGCTGGCTCTCTGTCCTTCTATTGCGTATCCAAGGACACCATGGTCCACATCCACACCTTCACCTCCACCTTCACAGAAGCTCTCTACCCCGCCTTCTGGGTTTGGCCTTACCAGGGCTCTGTCTCACTTTGTCAGGTGGAACTGGACTGGGAACGTCTGCTGCAATGA
- the fam174c gene encoding protein FAM174C: MSMSTMMAVLLVPLCWLFLVLEAGDVSGSIAEPKPAVNHSSGQNQSSGGVKNHAGLLNGLNVDSLMIQRALYVLIGITGFGVLYFLIRAVRLKKPTHRKKYGLLAHSEDSLEMEAVESDEDNTLYEARSLRR; the protein is encoded by the exons ATGTCGATGTCGACAATGATGGCGGTCCTCCTAGTTCCGCTCTGTTGGCTGTTCTTGGTTCTGGAGGCAGGCGACGTCAGCGGCAGCATAGCAGAACCCAAACCCGCCGTGAATCACTCCAGCGGGCAAAACCAAAGTAGTGGTGGCGTGAAGAACCACGCAGGTCTGTTAAATGGGCTCAACGTGGACAGTTTGATGATCCAGCGGGCCTTGTACGTCCTCATAGGTATCACCGGCTTCGGAGTGCTCTACTTCCTCATCCGGGCTGTGCG gctgAAGAAGCCCACCCACAGGAAGAAGTACGGCCTGCTGGCTCACTCAGAGGACTCATTGGAGATGGAGGCGGTGGAGAGCGATGAGGACAACACGTTGTATGAAGCTCGCAGCCTCcgcag ATGA
- the si:ch73-60h1.1 gene encoding calcium/calmodulin-dependent protein kinase type IV, whose translation MPTSRPGSEPVEFWVDGSRRDGTVEEFYNLSSELGRGATSIVYRCEEKEKKKPYAVKVLKKTIDKKIVRTEIGVLLRLSHPNIIQLKEIFETDTDISLVLELVTGGELFDRIVERGYYSERDAAHVIKQILEAVAYLHENGVVHRDLKPENLLYADLSLDAPLKIADFGLSKIIDDQVTMKTVCGTPGYCAPEILRGNAYGPEVDMWSVGVILYILLCGFEPFFDPRGDQYMYSRILNCDYEFVSPWWDDVSLNAKDLVSKLIVLDPRKRLSVRQALQHPWVLGKAARFSHMDTTQRKLQEFNARRKLKAAMKAVVATSRMHEGSRRRTDSCEMAASATSRQSSVQQDPPPEPTDPVPKDKEATPSESQTTPTDQRSPSPSQSPKPVKADAPPTEPAPTRPPLRADGLRQTSVVTKSMLVPPRPPKKSYTMVQPATRGQATPPSPNSLSNGFAPGAEPTGKTSHCQ comes from the exons ATGCCGACGTCCCGGCCCGGTTCGGAGCCGGTGGAGTTCTGGGTGGACGGCTCTAGGAGGGACGGGACGGTGGAGGAGTTCTACAATCTGAGTTCCGAACTGGGCAG AGGAGCAACATCCATTGTGTATCGCTGCGaagaaaaggagaagaagaagccgTACGCCGTCAAAGTCCTCAAGAAAACG ATTGACAAGAAGATAGTTCGTACAGAGATCGGCGTCTTGCTCCGCCTTTCTCACCCAAACATC ATCCAGCTCAAAGAGATCTTTGAGACGGACACCGACATCTCCCTGGTTCTGGAGCTCGTCACCGGAGGAGAGCTGTTTGACAG GATCGTCGAGCGCGGTTACTACAGCGAGAGGGACGCCGCCCACGTCATCAAACAGATCCTGGAGGCTGTGGCG TATTTACACGAGAACGGCGTTGTGCATCGTGACCTCAAACCCGAGAATTTACTCTACGCTGACCTTTCACTGGACGCCCCGCTCAAGATTG CCGACTTTGGTCTTTCCAAAATAATCGATGACCAGGTGACCATGAAGACAGTGTGTGGTACGCCAGGATACTGTG CTCCTGAGATCCTTCGAGGAAACGCTTATGGCCCAGAAGTGGACATGTGGTCAGTGGGCGTGATCCTCTACATCCt GCTGTGCGGCTTCGAGCCCTTCTTCGACCCGCGGGGGGACCAGTACATGTACAGCCGCATCCTCAACTGTGACTACGAGTTTGTCTCCCCCTGGTGGGACGACGTGTCGCTGAACGCCAAAGACCTG GTGAGCAAGCTGATCGTGTTGGACCCTCGTAAGCGTCTAAGTGTGCGTCAGGCTCTGCAGCACCCGTGGGTGCTGGGCAAGGCTGCGCGCTTCTCGCACATGGACACCACGCAGAGGAAGTTGCAGGAGTTCAACGCTCGCCGCAAACTTAAG GCGGCCATGAAGGCCGTGGTGGCCACGAGCCGGATGCACGAGGGCTCGCGGCGTCGGACTGACAGCTGTGAGATGGCCGCGTCCGCCACGTCCCGGCAGAGCAGTGTGCAGCAGGACCCGCCCCCTGAGCCTACAGACCCTGTCCCCAAAGACAAGGAGGCCACGCCCTCGGAGAGTCAAACGACACCAACGGACCAAAGGAGCCCCTCCCCTTCTCAGAGCCCCAAACCAGTCAAGGCTGACGCTCCTCCCACTGAGCCAGCCCCCACCAGACCACCGCTGCGGGCCGACGGACTGCGGCAGACGTCCGTTGTCACAAAATCCATGCTGGTCCCACCCAGACCGCCCAAGAAAAGTTACACGATGGTCCAACCCGCAACCAGGGGTCAGGCCACACCCCCCAGTCCCAACAGCCTCAGTAATGGCTTTGCACCAGGGGCAGAGCCTACTGGTAAGACCTCCCACTGCCAATGA
- the si:ch211-1a19.3 gene encoding uncharacterized protein si:ch211-1a19.3, producing the protein MATSSKSSGSGTKVALALLALWSIISLVVIVVWSTSPDLKSSARCRQELQENTEKLEGAKVVWSKNKEALEEQLEEARRQRERQEVRMAALLQRLHAANATLEACHDHKAVMQANISTLQEEAEHLWRAQVNLTAQLRHQEDQVEVLQHNLTQADHRMEACVSLKAAADNHATAAQTQTRACEANQKFLHKQLLKCKEPDSEAPPPPQTQNDPAGSTATPLAAMSAVTLLASCVSLLMT; encoded by the exons ATGGCGACGTCGTCCAAATCATCAGGCAGCGGCACCAAGGTGGCGCTGGCACTCTTGGCACTGTGGTCCATCATCTCGCTAGTGGTCATCGTGGTGTGGTCCACGTCTCCGGACCTGAAGAGCTCGGCCCGCTGCCGCCAGGAGCTACAGGAAAACACGGAGAAGCTGGAGGGGGCCAAAGTGGTGTGGAGCAAGAACAAGGAGGCACTGGAGGAACAGCTGGAGGAGGCCCGGCGCCAGCGAGAACGCCAGGAGGTCCGCATGGCTGCGCTGCTCCAACGACTCCACGCCGCCAACGCTACACTGGAAGCCTGCCACGACCACAAG GCGGTCATGCAGGCCAACATCAGCACGCTGCAAGAGGAGGCAGAGCATCTGTGGCGGGCACAGGTCAACCTGACGGCTCAGCTGCGGCATCAAGAAG ACCAGGTGGAGGTGCTGCAGCACAACCTGACTCAAGCAGACCATCGCATGGAGGCGTGTGTCAGCCTGAAGGCGGCCgccgacaaccacgccacggcAGCGCAGACGCAGACACGCGCCTGCGAGGCCAACCAGAAGTTCCTGCACAAACAACT tctcAAGTGTAAAGAGCCGGACTCAGAAGCACCCCCGCCTCCGCAGACACAGAACGATCCTGCCGGTTCGACAGCCACGCCGCTCGCCGCCATGTCGGCCGTGACGCTGCTTGCGAGCTGCGTCAGCCTCCTGATGACAT gA